A stretch of Lathyrus oleraceus cultivar Zhongwan6 chromosome 6, CAAS_Psat_ZW6_1.0, whole genome shotgun sequence DNA encodes these proteins:
- the LOC127091745 gene encoding uncharacterized protein LOC127091745 yields MDKDSYNNHDNKNNTSSLRDGDRDKNIGGDVSGSLLLRASSDGLRQSTTSDLGLQWGNKKRLRFMKVQNKQDSLNPVQRTTVRVDRRVVRTEKDSSNRFATSLADNSISNHHNHVNHHNHINQNQNGYPSLRQRAPSPQQPLPRILRNTEISGAMRGTQTQINGSVRGIASPERGAHDSKRGTHLNDNNNNKSAGSSDNALDGKKGGGSSSGSGDATPAVWPPKFVIALTNKEKEEDFMAIKGSKLPQRPKKRAKLIQRTLNLVSPGTWLSDLTLERYEVREKKITKKRPRGLKAMGNVDSDSE; encoded by the exons ATGGATAAGGATTCATATAACAACCATGACAATAAGAACAACACTTCTAGTTTGAGAGATGGTGATAGAGACAAAAACATAGGAGGAGATGTGTCTGGTTCCTTGTTATTGAGAGCAAGCTCGGATGGATTAAGACAATCAACGACATCAGATTTAGGGTTGCAATGGGGGAACAAGAAGCGATTAAGGTTTATGAAGGTACAGAATAAACAAGACTCTTTAAACCCGGTTCAGAGGACAACAGTTCGGGTGGACCGGAGAGTAGTTAGAACCGAGAAAGATAGTTCAAACCGGTTTGCAACATCCCTGGCTGATAATAGCATTAGCAATCATCATAATCATGTTAATCATCATAATCATATTAATCAAAATCAAAACGGGTATCCTAGTCTCCGTCAACGCGCGCCTTCTCCGCAGCAACCTCTTCCAAGGATTCTCAG GAACACAGAGATTTCAGGTGCCATGAGAGGAACACAGACCCAAATCAACGGAAGTGTTAGAGGAATTGCTTCCCCAGAGAGGGGTGCGCACGATAGTAAAAGAGGGACCCACCTAAATGACAACAATAACAACAAGTCTGCAGGTTCCTCGGATAACGCTTTGGATGGCAAGAAAGGTGGGGGGTCGTCTTCAGGGAGTGGTGATGCGACTCCAGCGGTGTGGCCACCGAAGTTTGTGATTGCCTTGACCAACAAGGAGAAGGAAGAAGATTTTATGGCCATTAAAGGATCTAAGCTTCCTCAGAGACCTAAAAAAAGAGCCAAATTGATACAACGAACCCTCAAT CTTGTAAGTCCAGGTACATGGCTATCTGATCTCACCTTGGAACGGTATGAAGTTAGAGAGAAGAAAATAACCAAAAAG AGACCAAGAGGGTTAAAAGCAATGGGTAACGTGGACTCCGACTCTGAATAG
- the LOC127097900 gene encoding vacuolar-processing enzyme has product MDFSQLSTLLFFTVVVTFLAVVSAGRDLPGDYLRLPSQTSRFFREPENDDNEQGTRWAILLAGSNGYWNYRHQADVCHAYQLLRKGGLKEENIIVFMYDDIASNEENPRPGVIINKPDGDDVYEGVPKDYTGADVHADNFYAALLGNKSALTGGSGKVVDSGPNDHIFVYYTDHGGPGVLGMPVGPYLYASDLNEVLKKKHASGTYKSLVFYLEACESGSIFEGLLPEDLNIYATTASNAEESSWGTYCPGDYPPPPPEYSTCLGDLYSVAWMEDSDVHNLRTESLQQQYKLVKDRTINGAYYGSHVMEYGDVGLSNDHLYLYLGTNPANDNITFVDETENSLKLRTPSTAVNQRDADLIHFWEKFRKAPEGSPRKNEAEKQVLEAMSHRKHIDNSVKLIGKLLFGIEKGTELLNTVRPAGSPLVDNWDCLKTTVKTFETHCGSLSQYGMKHMRSFANICNAGIPNEQMAEASAQACASIPANPWSSLKGGFSA; this is encoded by the exons ATGGACTTTTCTCAACTCTCCACTCTTCTCTTCTTCACCGTCGTCGTCACCTTCCTCGCCGTCGTCTCCGCTGGCCGTGACCTCCCCGGAGACTATCTCCGATTGCCTTCTCAAACCTCTAGATTCTTCCGTGAACCTGAAAACGATGACAACGAACAGGGAACTAGATGGGCGATTTTACTTGCTGGTTCTAATGGTTACTGGAATTATAGACATCAG GCGGACGTTTGTCATGCATATCAATTACTGAGGAAAGGTGGTTTGAAAGAAGAAAACATTATTGTTTTCATGTATGATGATATTGCTTCCAATGAAGAGAATCCGAGGCCCGGTGTCATAATTAACAAACCTGATGGTGATGATGTTTATGAAGGAGTTCCGAAG GATTATACTGGTGCAGATGTACATGCCGACAATTTTTATGCTGCTTTACTTGGAAACAAATCAGCTCTTACAGGTGGGAGTGGGAAAGTTGTGGATAGTGGTCCCAATGATCATATTTTTGTATACTACACTGATCATGGTGGTCCAGGGGTTCTTG GTATGCCTGTTGGTCCTTACTTGTATGCATCTGATCTGAATGAAGTCTTGAAGAAAAAGCATGCTTCTGGAACATATAAGAGCCTA GTATTTTATCTAGAGGCATGTGAATCTGGGAGTATCTTTGAAGGTCTTCTTCCAGAAGATCTCAATATCTACGCGACAACGGCTTCAAATGCGGAAGAAAGTAGTTGGGGAACATATTGCCCTGGGGACTACCCTCCCCCACCCCCAGAGTACTCAACTTGCTTGGGTGACCTATACAGTGTTGCTTGGATGGAAGACAG TGACGTACACAATTTGCGAACTGAAAGTTTGCAACAACAATATAAATTG GTTAAGGATAGGACTATTAATGGAGCATACTATGGATCTCATGTGATGGAGTATGGTGATGTAGGTCTTAGCAACGATCATCTCTACCTATATTTGGGTACAAATCCTGCTAATGATAATATTACCTTTGTGGATGAAACTGAAAACTCCTTGAAATTGAGAACGCCTTCAACAGCAGTCAACCAAAGGGATGCTGATCTCATCCATTTCTGGGAAAAG TTCCGCAAAGCACCTGAGGGTTCTCCGCGGAAAAACGAAGCTGAGAAACAAGTTTTGGAAGCAATGTCTCACAGGAAGCATATAGACAACAGTGTGAAACTGATTGGGAAGCTCTTATTTGGCATTGAAAAGGGTACTGAACTGCTCAACACTGTTAGACCTGCTGGATCACCACTTGTTGATAATTGGGACTGCCTCAAAACCACG GTAAAGACTTTTGAGACACATTGTGGATCCCTATCTCAGTATGGTATGAAACATATGAGGTCTTTCGCGAACATCTGCAATGCAGGAATACCGAATGAGCAAATGGCCGAGGCCTCAGCGCAAGCTTGTGCCAGTATTCCTGCCAATCCTTGGAGTTCTCTGAAAGGGGGCTTCAGTGCATAG